The Vescimonas coprocola genome includes a window with the following:
- a CDS encoding plasmid mobilization protein: protein MPDRTRPIRKEICLNEQELSLIRHKMNQLGTRNFGAYARKMLINGYIIKVDYTEQKKLAAAVSRIATNINHVCHRINSTGHFYDADVAELKERMADVWEMLKAQQRNEL from the coding sequence ATGCCAGACCGTACACGACCCATCCGCAAAGAAATCTGCCTGAATGAGCAGGAATTGAGTCTGATTCGCCACAAGATGAACCAACTCGGCACCCGCAACTTCGGCGCGTATGCCCGGAAAATGCTGATCAACGGGTACATCATCAAGGTCGATTACACCGAGCAGAAGAAGCTGGCTGCCGCTGTCAGCAGGATTGCCACAAACATCAACCACGTCTGCCACCGCATCAACAGTACCGGGCATTTCTACGATGCCGATGTTGCCGAACTGAAAGAACGGATGGCTGACGTATGGGAGATGCTGAAAGCACAGCAGAGAAACGAATTGTGA
- a CDS encoding replication initiator protein A, with translation MPPFIPLPRFMLAGEYSINAKLLYGLLLNRTMLSQKSGWVSEDGNVYVIYTIKQMANDLDRSERTVKTALRELENAGLITRIRQGWNQANRIFLQIPDRVQVSSRPEGNICPMDVQDSSPCMGQKLPTSNTDTEYKEHSKTEKVESTRRRYGEFQNVFLSGEECTWLEAAYPGKAAEYIERLSRYMASNDRHYANHYATIKKWLDEDSKGRSAKNYTYDDNEGECL, from the coding sequence TTGCCGCCATTCATTCCCTTGCCGCGCTTCATGCTGGCGGGCGAATACTCCATCAACGCCAAGCTGCTATATGGGCTTCTGCTCAACCGCACCATGCTTTCCCAGAAAAGCGGTTGGGTGTCCGAGGATGGGAATGTGTATGTGATCTATACGATCAAGCAGATGGCAAACGATCTTGACCGGAGTGAGCGGACGGTCAAGACCGCCCTGCGGGAGCTGGAAAATGCCGGATTGATTACCCGCATCCGTCAGGGCTGGAATCAGGCAAACCGCATCTTTCTGCAAATCCCGGACAGGGTGCAGGTTTCTTCCCGTCCAGAGGGCAATATCTGCCCAATGGATGTGCAGGATTCTTCCCCTTGCATGGGACAAAAATTGCCTACAAGTAATACTGATACAGAATATAAAGAACATAGTAAGACTGAAAAAGTAGAGAGTACGCGCCGCCGATATGGAGAGTTTCAAAATGTTTTCCTGTCAGGCGAGGAATGTACCTGGCTGGAAGCGGCTTATCCCGGCAAAGCTGCCGAATACATTGAGCGGCTGTCCCGGTACATGGCTTCCAATGACAGGCACTATGCCAATCACTATGCCACCATCAAGAAGTGGCTGGACGAGGACAGCAAGGGCAGGAGTGCGAAAAACTATACCTACGATGATAACGAGGGAGAATGTCTATGA
- a CDS encoding MerR family transcriptional regulator, producing the protein MKYLSITQTAERWGISTRRIQILCSEGRVPGAIRIGSVWGIPEDAEKPADARIKNGKYIKKPVENEK; encoded by the coding sequence ATGAAGTATTTATCTATCACGCAAACCGCCGAACGCTGGGGTATCTCCACCCGCCGTATTCAGATTTTGTGCAGCGAGGGGCGCGTCCCCGGTGCTATCCGCATTGGCTCGGTCTGGGGGATTCCAGAGGACGCAGAGAAGCCAGCGGACGCGAGAATCAAGAACGGCAAGTATATCAAGAAGCCCGTCGAAAATGAAAAATGA